In Trichomycterus rosablanca isolate fTriRos1 chromosome 20, fTriRos1.hap1, whole genome shotgun sequence, one DNA window encodes the following:
- the gyg1a gene encoding glycogenin-1a isoform X2, translating into MRTRTRTRTRTPPSCVRAHTHGGFGGSGGSVRADMADQAFVTLATNDSYAKGALVLGASLRKHETSRKLAGLIGHEVSPPYRSALAQIFDEVCEVSVLDSGDSAGLALMRRPELGVTFSKLHCWSLTHYSKCVFMDADTLVLCNIDDLFERDELSAAPDPGWPDCFNSGVFVFRPSKETYARLLTACTEHGSFDGGDQGVLNSYFSDWATADIAKHLPFIYNLSSVSIYTYLPAFKKFGHNAKVVHFLGERKPWNHHHHDGDVEDHSSESEQRPDYVQQWWSVYESSVLPLLTDELTQQDQNTPGEEQQQEHQERVYDEKVQDEEDQVPPSVPQISSEQRKQKWEQGDADYLGDDSFTHIERKLDTFLS; encoded by the exons ATGCGCACACGgacgcgcacacgcacacgcacgccTCCTTCATGTGTGCGCGCACATACGCACGGTGGGTTCGGTGGGTCCGGTGGGTCAGTTCGGGCTGACATGGCAG ACCAGGCGTTTGTTACCCTCGCTACGAACGACAGCTACGCTAAAGGAGCGCTGGTGCTCGGGGCGAGTCTGAGGAAGCACGAAACGTCCCGAAAACTCGCCGGGCTGATCGGACATGAAGTTTCACCTCCATACAG aTCGGCTCTGGCTCAGATCTTCGACGAGGTGTGTGAGGTGAGCGTGCTGGACAGCGGAGATTCTGCTGGTCTGGCGCTGATGAGGAGACCAGAACTGGGCGTGACCTTCAGCAAACTGCACTGCTGGAGCCTGACGCACTACAGCAAGTGTGTGTTCATGGACGCGGACACACTG GTTTTGTGTAACATCGACGATCTGTTCGAGCGTGACGAGCTATCGGCCGCTCCGGACCCCGGCTGGCCCGACTGCTTTAACTCCGGGGTGTTCGTGTTCCGGCCGTCGAAGGAAACGTACGCGAGGTTACTGACCGCCTGCACCGAGCACGGCAGCTTCGACG gtggggatcagggtgtgttgAACAGTTATTTCAGCGACTGGGCTACGGCTGATATCGCTAAACATCTTCCCTTCATCTACAACCTGAGCAGCGTGTCCATCTATACCTACCTACCAGCCTTCAAAaa GTTTGGACATAACGCCAAGGTGGTCCACTTCCTGGGAGAGAGGAAGCCCtggaatcatcatcatcacgaTGGTGACGTTGAAGACCACAGTAGTGAATCAGAGCAGCGTCCTGATTACGTCCAGCAGTGGTGGAGTGTGTACGAATCGTCGGTGCTTCCATTACTGACTGATGAACTTACGCAGCAGGACCAGAACACACCCGGTGAAGAG cagcagcaggagcaTCAGGAGCGTGTGTATGACGAGAAGGTCCAGGATGAGGAGGACCAGGTTCCTCCCTCGGTTCCTCAAATCTCCTCTGAGCAGAGGAAGCAGAAGTGGGAGCAGGGAGACGCCGACTACCTCGGAGACGACTCCTTCACTCACATCGAGAGAAAGCTCGACACCTTTCTCAGCTGA
- the ifi30a gene encoding gamma-interferon-inducible lysosomal thiol reductase translates to MSVFKRELQLLSLALLLCVSASAPLCDVPVQRWCESEQTAQRCGVLDQCVQVNSSRWRSDERVNVSLYYESLCPGCRQFLTQQLMPTFAMLSDIMTVELVPYGNAQEKQVGQKYQFLCQHGEDECLGNMIETCMLDKMGDAAYAVITCMEASTDVLKAAPTCAGLFSPDTSYADVMSCVNGDEGNQLMHQNAKKTGALQPPHQYVPWITINGKYTEDQQQTAQSSLFILVCSLYQGEKPAACTLGQKQMKTSYC, encoded by the exons ATGAGTGTGTTCAAGCGCGAGCTCCAATTACTCAGCCTCGCGCTGCTGCTGTGTGTGAGCGCGAGCGCTCCGCTGTGTGATGTTCCGGTACAGCGGTGGTGCGAGTCCGAGCAAACTGCCCAGAGGTGTGGG gtgctggatcagtgtgtacaggtgaactccaGCAGGTGGCGCTCTGACGAGAGGGTGAACGTGAGTCTGTATTACGAGTCTCTGTGCCCCGGCTGTCGGCAGTTCCTCACCCAGCAGCTCATGCCAACCTTCGCCATGCTGAGTGACATCATGACCGTGGAGCTCGTTCCCTACGGCAACGCCCAG GAGAAGCAGGTGGGGCAGAAGTACCAGTTCCTCTGTCAGCACGGAGAGGACGAGTGTCTGGGGAACATGATCGAG ACCTGCATGCTGGACAAGATGGGCGATGCTGCGTACGCGGTGATCACCTGCATGGAGGCGTCTACCGACGTGCTGAAGGCGGCGCCTACC TGCGCTGGTCTGTTCAGCCCCGACACCTCGTACGCGGACGTCATGTCGTGCGTGAACGGCGACGAGGGGAACCAGCTGATGCACCAGAACGCCAAGAAGACCGGCGCCCTGCAGCCGCCGCACCAGTACGTGCCCTGGATCACCATCAACGGG aagTACACTGAAGACCAGCAGCAGACAGCTCAGAGCTCGCTCTTCATCCTCGTCTGCAGCCTCTACCAG ggggAGAAGCCGGCAGCCTGCACTCTCGGTCAGAAGCAGATGAAGACGAGTTACTGCTGA
- the rab3aa gene encoding RAB3A, member RAS oncogene family, a produces MALASETHHGPRDQADQNFDHMFKILIIGNSSVGKTSFLFRYADDSFTPAFVSTVGIDFKVKTIYRNDKRIKLQIWVRWEWSISVGPMYAELKEMSTQIKTYSWENAQVLLVGNKCDLEDDRVVTADRGGELAQQLGLGFMEASAKLNVNVKQVFEYLVDLICESMKENPDSLSNSGVTDAADLSRQPQRSNKECAC; encoded by the exons ATGGCGCTGGCTAGCGAGACTCATCACGGACCGAGAGACCAGGCGGATCAGAACTTCGATCACATGTTCAAGATCCTGATCATCGGGAACAGCAGTGTGGGTAAAACCAGCTTCCTGTTCCGCTACGCCGACGACTCGTTCACGCCGGCGTTCGTCAGTACGGTGGGCATCGACTTCAAGGTCAAGACCATCTACAGGAACGACAAGAGGATCAAGCTGCAGATCTGGGTACGATGGGAGTGGTCCATATCTGTGGGACCGATGTATGCAGAGCTGAAGGAGAT gtccaCTCAGATCAAGACGTACTCCTGGGAGAACGCTCAGGTGCTGTTAGTGGGGAACAAATGTGATCTGGAGGATGATCGAGTGGTTACTGCTGACAGAGGAGGAGAACTCGCCCAACAGCTCG gtctGGGGTTCATGGAGGCCAGTGCCAAGCTGAACGTGAACGTGAAGCAGGTGTTTGAATATTTGGTGGATCTAATCTGCGAGAGCATGAAGGAGAATCCAGATTCGCTGTCGAACAGCGGCGTTACGGACGCTGCAGATCTGAGCCGACAGCCGCAGCGTTCCAATAAAGAGTGTGCatgctga
- the gyg1a gene encoding glycogenin-1a isoform X1 — MRTRTRTRTRTPPSCVRAHTHGGFGGSGGSVRADMADQAFVTLATNDSYAKGALVLGASLRKHETSRKLAGLIGHEVSPPYRSALAQIFDEVCEVSVLDSGDSAGLALMRRPELGVTFSKLHCWSLTHYSKCVFMDADTLVLCNIDDLFERDELSAAPDPGWPDCFNSGVFVFRPSKETYARLLTACTEHGSFDGGDQGVLNSYFSDWATADIAKHLPFIYNLSSVSIYTYLPAFKKFGHNAKVVHFLGERKPWNHHHHDGDVEDHSSESEQRPDYVQQWWSVYESSVLPLLTDELTQQDQNTPGEEQQQQEHQERVYDEKVQDEEDQVPPSVPQISSEQRKQKWEQGDADYLGDDSFTHIERKLDTFLS, encoded by the exons ATGCGCACACGgacgcgcacacgcacacgcacgccTCCTTCATGTGTGCGCGCACATACGCACGGTGGGTTCGGTGGGTCCGGTGGGTCAGTTCGGGCTGACATGGCAG ACCAGGCGTTTGTTACCCTCGCTACGAACGACAGCTACGCTAAAGGAGCGCTGGTGCTCGGGGCGAGTCTGAGGAAGCACGAAACGTCCCGAAAACTCGCCGGGCTGATCGGACATGAAGTTTCACCTCCATACAG aTCGGCTCTGGCTCAGATCTTCGACGAGGTGTGTGAGGTGAGCGTGCTGGACAGCGGAGATTCTGCTGGTCTGGCGCTGATGAGGAGACCAGAACTGGGCGTGACCTTCAGCAAACTGCACTGCTGGAGCCTGACGCACTACAGCAAGTGTGTGTTCATGGACGCGGACACACTG GTTTTGTGTAACATCGACGATCTGTTCGAGCGTGACGAGCTATCGGCCGCTCCGGACCCCGGCTGGCCCGACTGCTTTAACTCCGGGGTGTTCGTGTTCCGGCCGTCGAAGGAAACGTACGCGAGGTTACTGACCGCCTGCACCGAGCACGGCAGCTTCGACG gtggggatcagggtgtgttgAACAGTTATTTCAGCGACTGGGCTACGGCTGATATCGCTAAACATCTTCCCTTCATCTACAACCTGAGCAGCGTGTCCATCTATACCTACCTACCAGCCTTCAAAaa GTTTGGACATAACGCCAAGGTGGTCCACTTCCTGGGAGAGAGGAAGCCCtggaatcatcatcatcacgaTGGTGACGTTGAAGACCACAGTAGTGAATCAGAGCAGCGTCCTGATTACGTCCAGCAGTGGTGGAGTGTGTACGAATCGTCGGTGCTTCCATTACTGACTGATGAACTTACGCAGCAGGACCAGAACACACCCGGTGAAGAG cagcagcagcaggagcaTCAGGAGCGTGTGTATGACGAGAAGGTCCAGGATGAGGAGGACCAGGTTCCTCCCTCGGTTCCTCAAATCTCCTCTGAGCAGAGGAAGCAGAAGTGGGAGCAGGGAGACGCCGACTACCTCGGAGACGACTCCTTCACTCACATCGAGAGAAAGCTCGACACCTTTCTCAGCTGA